Sequence from the Methanobacterium alkalithermotolerans genome:
GATAGTACTGGTAAATTGCCTTGGTGTTATGCCATTGGTGACCATAGTATCCCCTGGTATGCCAAGCCTTTTCTAATTCTTCTGTTATTACAAACTCGTAGGGTAGCTCGCTGATGGTAACCCCTGAGTTTATGAGTCGCATGGTTTGGTTGTGAAGGTAAAAATAAATATCTCTTTGTTGCTCCAGGAATTTCAATACATTTTCATTTCCAAATTCTGGCCAGTGATGGGTGCTAAAGAATGTTTCTGCCTCTGAACCGAATTTTTCAATCACGCGGTTGATAACTTTCGCCCACTTTAATGAAGATCGAATTTGTGCTCCTCGTGGAGTTAATAAGTTATGCTGGTTTCTTGTAATAACCTCAGCTCCACATATTGCTTTGTATTTAGGCACATAAAATAATGATTCGCTAACTGCTTCAGTATCATTGGCTTCGGAGAAGATAAATTTAACACCATCGATGGTAACTTCTTCGTGTTCTAGTCCTTCCAGTTCGTGATTTGGCTCAATTAAACCCACTTCACCAGTGGAAACAGATACACCTAATCCTGCGCCTATTGTTCCTTTTTCATCATATTGGAGGGGGTTTCCGCCTTGATAAACCGAACGTCGATTCATCATTGGCCCGGCAATAACATTTTCCGCTCCAGTTTCGAACGTAAAGTTATATGGTGCAATTAATGGTAATTTTCCACTTCTTACATCTTGTTCGTTTTCAATAACTCCATGAATACCTCCAAAGTGGTCTAAGTGTGAGTGAGTTATATAAACTCCAGTTACCGGCAAGTCTTCCACATAATTTCTTATCATAGAAAGTGCCGCAGCAGCTGTTTCTTTACAGGTCAATACATCCACAATAATCCAACCAGTTTCACCCCGAATTGCTGTCATATTAGCCAAGTCAAAATTACGGACCTGATATATGCCATCTGTAACTTTAAATAAACCATATCTACTTAACAATTTTCCCTGACGCCATAAAGATGGATTTACAGAGGCCGGTGCATCAACATCTTCATGTTCTTTGAACAAATCAAGCCTTTTGAAATCCCAGACCACAGTTCCCTTTTCATCTTTAATAGTATCTTCATCCCAAGTGGCAATAAATCCTCTTTCGACTAATTCATAATCTCTACGATCGTCAAAATCTAATTTAGAAATCATCTCTTTATTTGCAGCTTTTGTAAAGTCGGAAGCTTCTTTTCTACTTGAATTAAACTCATAAACCATAATGTTCACTTCTCCTGGGATTTACATCAATATACTACATATATTATCTTTTTTCATTAATAAAAATTTTAATTTATATATAATGATTTTTAGTTTTACGTGGTTGGAAAAAGTTTTTCATGAGGGGGTGTACTTACACTTGAAAACAAGGTTATCATCCAAAAACAATATTAATCTATTAAAATAATTAAAAAAGAAAGATAATGATATCAGGCAAATAATATTTGTTAATCTGTTTTTAAAATAAGAAGGTGAGGATATGACATACGTAGA
This genomic interval carries:
- a CDS encoding alkyl/aryl-sulfatase, whose product is MVYEFNSSRKEASDFTKAANKEMISKLDFDDRRDYELVERGFIATWDEDTIKDEKGTVVWDFKRLDLFKEHEDVDAPASVNPSLWRQGKLLSRYGLFKVTDGIYQVRNFDLANMTAIRGETGWIIVDVLTCKETAAAALSMIRNYVEDLPVTGVYITHSHLDHFGGIHGVIENEQDVRSGKLPLIAPYNFTFETGAENVIAGPMMNRRSVYQGGNPLQYDEKGTIGAGLGVSVSTGEVGLIEPNHELEGLEHEEVTIDGVKFIFSEANDTEAVSESLFYVPKYKAICGAEVITRNQHNLLTPRGAQIRSSLKWAKVINRVIEKFGSEAETFFSTHHWPEFGNENVLKFLEQQRDIYFYLHNQTMRLINSGVTISELPYEFVITEELEKAWHTRGYYGHQWHNTKAIYQYYLGWYDGNPATYREVAPKVEGQNLVKLAGGIDQLIDKAAESFEDGEYLWTAQLLGKVVFACPENEKIRLLLADAFEQQGYQEESGIRRNMYLQGAKELRQNHVDADIFTISEELSAGLNPEQLLDFLGVRFDSSIDLPQLKINLNFTDVKEKRNLEITPNRVLINRSGFNTGSTVTLEGSKLILLAALTGFHSVEDLESEGALKIHGDKNTINQLQSALLTFEIDIPIVTP